AAAGCCCTGCGCCGCAGAGCCTAAATGATACGGGAGCCTTCCTGATAGGATAGATCCCAAAGATATGGCACATTCAGTTACCTCATCTTATTGGCAGATTCTGATAGAATCGGAAACTATTCGTCTTATAGACAGCGCTATCATAGAAACATTGCTGTACAACAAGGAACGCAAATGAAGAAATTGCTCCCTCTTCTCATTGGTTTGAGCCTGGGCGGTTTTAGTTTAATGAGTCAGGCGGAAAACCTGTTACAGGTATACCAGCAAGCCAAAAACACCAATCCAGACTTACGTAGCTCAGCAGCCACTCGTGATGCCGCGTTTGAAAAAATCAATGAAGCACGAAGCCCGCTGCTGCCGCAATTAGGTTTAGGCGCGGATTATACTTATACCGACGGTTTCCGTGATAACAGCGGCGTCAATAATGATGTCAAAAGCGCCTCATTACAGTTAACCCAAACACTGTTTGATATGTCTAAATGGCGCGCCCTGACTTTGCAGGAAAAGCAGGCCGGCATTGAAGACGTCACCTATCAGACTTCGCAGCAAACGCTCATCCTGAATACCGCAACCGCGTATTTCAACGTTCTACGCGCCATTGACTCGCTGTCTTATATCAACGCACAGAAACAGGCTATTTATCGCCAGTTGGATCAGACCACCCAGCGTTTTAATGTCGGCCTGGTTGCGATTACCGACGTACAGAACGCCCGCGCCGAGTACGATAGCGTCCTTGCCAACGAAGTGTTGGCTCGTAATACGCTGGACAACTATTTGGAAGTTCTGCGCCAGGTGAGCGGCAATTTTTATCCGCAGTTGGCGAGCCTGGACATCAACCGCTTCTCGACCCAGAAACCCACGGCCGTCAACAATCTGTTGAAAGAAGCCGAAAACCGCAACCTAAGCCTGTTGTCCGCGCGGTTGAGTCAGGATCTGGCGCGTGAGCAAATTCGTTACGCCCAGACCGGCCATATGCCGACGCTGGATCTGACCGCTTCCAGCAGCGTAAGCGATACCAGTTATTCCGGTTCGAACGCCCGCGGCAGTTCATATAACGACACGAACGCCGGCCAGAACAAAGTAGGGATCAGCTTTAACCTGCCGCTGTATAGCGGCGGCGCGACCAGTTCGCAGGTAAAACAGGCCCAGCATAGTTTCGTCAGTTCCAGCGAACTGCTGGAAAGCGCCCACCGCGCCGTCGTTCAAACCGTGCGTTCGTCGTTCAACAATATTTCAGCGTCTATCAGCAGCATCAACGCGTACAAGCAGGCCGAGGTTTCCGCGCAGAGTTCTCTGGACGCGATGGAAGCCGGCTATCAGGTCGGCACCCGTACCATTGTCGATGTGCTGGACGCCACCACGACGCTGTATAACGCCAAACAGCAGCTTTCCAGCGCCCGCTATGATTACCTAATTAATCAGCTAAACATTAAGTCCGCCCTGGGCACGCTAAACGAAAGCGATCTGCAGGCGCTGAATGCCACATTAGGCCAGCCGGTTTCAACCACGCCGCCAGTGGCCGACAACAACGGCGGCGCAGCGCGTCAGTAATCATGCGCCATACCGATTCAAGGGGAACGGGCTGTTCCCCTTTTTTGTTGTTTTTTCAAGCCGCCGCGACATAACGTCAGGAAATGCTCCCGACATTTTTTATCGCCACCCACCGATAAAGCGAGGCACCGCACAACCGAATGTATAGCAACGTAAAGAGTCGCCGGGTTACTGCCATTGGTGCTTTAAATTCAGGCGGCCTTCCCCTATTCTTAAGCGCAATTGTTAACAATTGGGCTTGATGCCTTCTCTCTGGGATTAACACGATGAAACGCACCAAAAATATCAATCAGGAAACGTTCCGTAAGGGATGGCGAACTTATCGCTTGGCTCCCATCGCGTTAGCGGTCAGTACGGTATTTGTGTTAGCCGGCTGCGAGCAGGCCGATGAAACGGTTTCGCTTTATCAGAATGCGGATGACTGTTCGCGCGCCAACCCATCCATGAGCGAACAATGCACCACGGCTTACAATAATGCGCTGAAAGAAGCCGAAAAAACCGCCCCCAAATACGCCACCCGCGAAGACTGTGTGGCAGAGTTTGGCGAAGCGCAGTGCACTCAGGCGCCGGCGCCCGCCCAGGCAGGCATGGCCGCGGAATCCCAGCAGAGCGGCAGCTTCTGGATGCCGCTGATGGCGGGTTACATGATGGGCCGGATGATGAGCGGCGGCGGTTACGCGCAACAGCCGCTGTTTACGTCAAAATCCCCCGCCAGCCCGGCTAACGGACAATTCGTCGACGCTTCCGGTAAAAACTACGGCAACGCCACCACGGGCCGCACCATCAACGTACCGAAAACGGCTCTGGCGCCCAAACCCGCCACTACCAGCACCATCACCCGCGGCGGATTCGGCGAAACGGTGGCCAAACAAACCGCGATGCAACGCAGCAGCGCCAGTTCCAGTTCTTCCCGTAGCATGGGGGGCTGAGGACACATTTAATGAAGCGAATTGAAATTACCGAACGCCCGGACTGGCGTGAAAAAGCTACGGAATTCGGATTCCAGTTTCACACCATGTATGGAGAGCGTTACTGGTGTGAAGAGGCGTACTATCAGTTCACGCTGGCGCAAATTGAAGAATTGGAAGATACCAGCGCAGAGTTGCACCAGATGTGTCTGCAGGTGGTGGAGAAGGTCGTCGGCAGCGATGAACTGATGGCCAAATTTCGCATTCCCAAACATACCTGGGAATTCGTCAGACATTCATGGCGAACCAACCAGCCGTCGCTCTATTCGCGTCTCGATTTGGCCTATGACGGAAAAACGCCCGCCAAGCTGCTGGAGAATAACGCCGATACGCCAACTTCACTTTATGAAGCGGCATTTTTCCAATGGCTGTGGTTGGAAGATCAAATCAAAGCAGGGCAATTGCCGCAAACCGCCGATCAGTACAACAGCATTCAGGAAAAACTGATCGAACGATTTGAAGATCTCAGACTGAATCATGGCTTTGGCCTACTGCATTTCGCCTGCTGTCAGGACACCGCAGAAGATCGCGGCACAGTGCAATACCTGCAGGATTGCGCGCTGGAAGCGGGCCTGCCGAGCGAGTTTCTTTATATTGAGGAAATCGGCCTCGGTGAAAAAGGACAGTTTACCGATCTGGAAAATCAGGTCATTAGTAATCTGTTTAAACTCTACCCGTGGGAGTTCATGCTGCGCGAGATGTTTTCCACCAAGCTTGAAGATGCCGGCGTACGCTGGCTGGAGCCAGCCTGGAAGAGCATTGTGTCCAACAAAGCCTTGCTGCCCATGCTGTGGGAGATGTTCCCGGATCACCCGAACCTGCTACCCGCTTATTTCGCGGAAGACGCGCACCCCGAGCTGGAGAATTACGTCATCAAGCCGCTGTTCTCACGCGAAGGCGCCAATATTCAAATTGTGGAAAACGGCAGGGAGATTGCCGCGGTGGGCGGCCCTTATGGCGAAGAGGGCAAGATCATCCAGCAGTACCATCCCCTGCCCAAATTTGGCGACAGCTATACGCTGATCGGCAGTTGGCTGGTCAACGATCAGCCTTGCGGCATCGGCATGCGCGAGGATAAGGAATTAATTACTCAGGATTTATCGCGTTTTTATCCGCATATTATTCTGGACTAGCCATAACAAGGCACGGCTTTATACCGTGTCTTCAGGCTGTTGATAAAGCCAATGATTACTCGCCCCGCTAGTGGAGCTCGCCCCTTGGGCCGCCGCAAGCGGCGTTCAAAAACGCACGCGTTTTTGTAGGGGAAACACGAGGGGAGGTTCCCGTAGGGACGCCTCACCCCCGTGGTCGCCCCGGGTATCTCGGCTTAACAGACCGGTTTGTCAGCAAGCGCCTTGTTCGCGTTATCCCACCTGTACCGACAACATACTCAGCGAGCCCATTTCAATCCCGTCCACCGGAATGGTTATCGCTTCTTTACCGTCCCAGCATCCTAAAACGTAAAGCAGCGGCAGATAGTGGTCGGGCGTAGGATTGGATAATGCCGCGCCGTCATGCCGCATAAAGTTCACCAGCGGATGATCATCCCCTTGATAGGCCAGATTATCGCGGACAAACTGATTAAACGAAACCGCCCAGGGATAGGGCTCCGCATCGCCGTTCCATTTAGCCATACGCAGGTTATGCACCACGTTACCGCTGGCGACAATCATGATGCCCTCATCACGCAGGGCGCCCAGTTTCTTACCCAACTGATAGTGATACGCCGCGGGCTGTGTGCCATCTACGCTAAGCTGCACTACCGGGATGTCGGCTTGCGGATACATTTTTATCAGCACGCCCCAGGAGCCGTGATCCAATCCCCATTCACCGCGATCCGCCGCCACCGGGATCGGCGCTAAAAGTCGTTGAATTTTTTCGGCCAAATCAGGCGATCCCGGCGCCGGATACTGCGTATCAAACAGCGCCTGCGGAAAACCGCCGAAATCATGAATCGTCCGGGGCTTATCCATCGCCGTTACCGCCGTGCCACGGGTATACCAGTGGGCGGAAACCGCTACGATGGCTTTTGGCCGCGGCAATATTTCCCCCAGCTTCTGCCATGTCTGAGTGTACAGATTGTTCTCCAGCACATTCATCGGACTGCCATGACCGAGAAACAGTGCGGGCATACGGGAAGCGTTGTTCATCGCAGTATCCTTAGTAAAATATCAGCATCGTGCCACAGCATGTTATGGCAATCACTGTACGCCTTTTGCACATCAGAAAAACTCGGATATCTGTGATAAAGAACATCAATAAATTTGAAGGGATTGTGTAGGCATAAAAAAACGGTCAACGTGTATGGTGAAACACACGTTGACCGTTAAGCCGGGTTCTTTCATGAATAGCGTCGTGGACAGTCATTCATCTTTGCGCCTGGTTCGCACAGGCAAAAAAACCGCCGCAGCGGAATTTTATAAATAGAGTGGAGTTGACCGTTAAGCCGCGTTCTTTCATGAATAGCGTCGTGGACAGTCATTCATCTTTGCGCCCGGTTCGCGCGGGCAAAAAACCGCCGGAGCGGAATTTTATAAATAGAGTGGAGTTGACCGTTAAGCCGGGTTCTGTCGTGGACAGTCATTCATCTAGGCCAGCAATCGCTCGCTGGCTCAAGCAGCCTACCCGGGTTCAGTACGGGCCGTACCATGTGAACCCCTATTTGGCCTTGCTCCGGGTGGAGTTTACCGTGCCACGAACTGTTGCCAGCCGTGCGGTGCGCTCTTACCGCACCCTTTCACCCTTACCTGATCCCGCTTATGCGGGCCATCGGCGGTTTGCTCTCTGTTGCACTTGTCGTAGGCTTGCGCCTCCCAGGCGTTACCTGGCACCCTGCCCTATGGAGCCCGGACTTTCCTCCCCTCCACCTGTCTCCCCCGAAAGGGACGGCAGTGAAGCGGCGACTGTCTGGTCAACTCCGGCGCGGATTGTATAGTGTTTTACGCTACCTGTCATCCTTCCTGCTGGTCGAGCGCGTACTTATACAACGCATTTTTCTTAACCCCGTGTATTTCGGCGGCTAACGCGGCGGCCTTTTTCAAGGGCAATTCCTTCTGCAACAGGGACATGGTACGCAAAGCCTCGGCCGGCAACGCCTCGGCATCCGCTTTATGCCCTTCGACAATCAGCACCATCTCGCCTTTACGACGGTTCTCGTCTTCCCTCACCCAGGCCAGTAGTTCGCCTACCGGCGCGCCATAAATCGACTCCCAGGTTTTAGTGATTTCACGCGCCAACACAACATAACGCTGCGGTCCCAAGACGTCTGCCATGTCCTGCAAACTGTCCAGCAGCCGGTGTGTCGACTCATAAAAAATCAGGGTTCTCGCCTCTTCCTGCAACTCACGCAGCGTATCCTTACGCGCCTTGGTTTTTGCCGGCAGAAAACCCTCATAGCAGAAACGGTCTGAAGGCAGCCCGGCGGCGGAAAGCGCGGCGATCGCCGCACAGGCGCCGGGTAACGGCACAACACGGATCCCCGCCTCGCGGCAGCGGCGCACCAGGTGATAGCCGGGATCGTTAATCAATGGCGTTCCCGCGTCGGAAACCAGCGCGATACTTTGCCCATCTTGCAATTTCGCCAATACCGAATCCGCTTTTTGCTGTTCATTGTGATCGTGTAATGCGAACAGCCGTGCATTAATTGCAAAATGTTGTAACAACAGACCGGTATGCCGGGTATCCTCTGCAGCAATCAGATCGACGCTCTGCAATACGGCCAGAGCACGCTGGGTAATATCCCCCAGATTGCCAATCGGCGTAGGGACAATGTAAAGGGTGGATGCAGAAATGTCTGCTTGTTGGTCTTGATTCATTGTTTCATCCGGGTTGCCGATTTAATATTGAGCATCTTTAAAAAAAATCATTGGATACAGTATGCTTTCCTTTTGTTCCGTCCGTACTCAAACAGGGCGTATTCTCCCTGTATTGTTAGCGGCGCTGTTTCTTGCAGGCTGTCCAAGTCAGGCGCCGCAAAGCCCTCCACCTGAGATTCAGGGCAAGGCTGACGCTTCTGCCGATTATTATCTGCAACAGATGCAGCAAAGCGGCGATAGTAACAAGGCTGCCTGGCAATTACTCGCAATTCGCGCCTTATTGCAGGAAGGCAAAGTGCCGCTGGCAAGTCAGCAGTTTAGCGCATTAC
This window of the Brenneria goodwinii genome carries:
- the tolC gene encoding outer membrane channel protein TolC is translated as MKKLLPLLIGLSLGGFSLMSQAENLLQVYQQAKNTNPDLRSSAATRDAAFEKINEARSPLLPQLGLGADYTYTDGFRDNSGVNNDVKSASLQLTQTLFDMSKWRALTLQEKQAGIEDVTYQTSQQTLILNTATAYFNVLRAIDSLSYINAQKQAIYRQLDQTTQRFNVGLVAITDVQNARAEYDSVLANEVLARNTLDNYLEVLRQVSGNFYPQLASLDINRFSTQKPTAVNNLLKEAENRNLSLLSARLSQDLAREQIRYAQTGHMPTLDLTASSSVSDTSYSGSNARGSSYNDTNAGQNKVGISFNLPLYSGGATSSQVKQAQHSFVSSSELLESAHRAVVQTVRSSFNNISASISSINAYKQAEVSAQSSLDAMEAGYQVGTRTIVDVLDATTTLYNAKQQLSSARYDYLINQLNIKSALGTLNESDLQALNATLGQPVSTTPPVADNNGGAARQ
- a CDS encoding DUF1190 family protein; protein product: MKRTKNINQETFRKGWRTYRLAPIALAVSTVFVLAGCEQADETVSLYQNADDCSRANPSMSEQCTTAYNNALKEAEKTAPKYATREDCVAEFGEAQCTQAPAPAQAGMAAESQQSGSFWMPLMAGYMMGRMMSGGGYAQQPLFTSKSPASPANGQFVDASGKNYGNATTGRTINVPKTALAPKPATTSTITRGGFGETVAKQTAMQRSSASSSSSRSMGG
- a CDS encoding glutathionylspermidine synthase family protein — encoded protein: MKRIEITERPDWREKATEFGFQFHTMYGERYWCEEAYYQFTLAQIEELEDTSAELHQMCLQVVEKVVGSDELMAKFRIPKHTWEFVRHSWRTNQPSLYSRLDLAYDGKTPAKLLENNADTPTSLYEAAFFQWLWLEDQIKAGQLPQTADQYNSIQEKLIERFEDLRLNHGFGLLHFACCQDTAEDRGTVQYLQDCALEAGLPSEFLYIEEIGLGEKGQFTDLENQVISNLFKLYPWEFMLREMFSTKLEDAGVRWLEPAWKSIVSNKALLPMLWEMFPDHPNLLPAYFAEDAHPELENYVIKPLFSREGANIQIVENGREIAAVGGPYGEEGKIIQQYHPLPKFGDSYTLIGSWLVNDQPCGIGMREDKELITQDLSRFYPHIILD
- the rsmI gene encoding 16S rRNA (cytidine(1402)-2'-O)-methyltransferase, which gives rise to MNQDQQADISASTLYIVPTPIGNLGDITQRALAVLQSVDLIAAEDTRHTGLLLQHFAINARLFALHDHNEQQKADSVLAKLQDGQSIALVSDAGTPLINDPGYHLVRRCREAGIRVVPLPGACAAIAALSAAGLPSDRFCYEGFLPAKTKARKDTLRELQEEARTLIFYESTHRLLDSLQDMADVLGPQRYVVLAREITKTWESIYGAPVGELLAWVREDENRRKGEMVLIVEGHKADAEALPAEALRTMSLLQKELPLKKAAALAAEIHGVKKNALYKYALDQQEG
- the ygiD gene encoding 4,5-DOPA dioxygenase extradiol yields the protein MNNASRMPALFLGHGSPMNVLENNLYTQTWQKLGEILPRPKAIVAVSAHWYTRGTAVTAMDKPRTIHDFGGFPQALFDTQYPAPGSPDLAEKIQRLLAPIPVAADRGEWGLDHGSWGVLIKMYPQADIPVVQLSVDGTQPAAYHYQLGKKLGALRDEGIMIVASGNVVHNLRMAKWNGDAEPYPWAVSFNQFVRDNLAYQGDDHPLVNFMRHDGAALSNPTPDHYLPLLYVLGCWDGKEAITIPVDGIEMGSLSMLSVQVG